Proteins encoded in a region of the Triticum dicoccoides isolate Atlit2015 ecotype Zavitan chromosome 3A, WEW_v2.0, whole genome shotgun sequence genome:
- the LOC119272199 gene encoding uncharacterized protein LOC119272199, whose amino-acid sequence MYQHNCADAVNRGDFLVGNSSLFVHAWRLEAHAGHDAYVRLCIEGVPVHGWNEYVAAFVIGRGCSLDYIKQKSLRREDTRYLALWAWTSNPNTIPKVKWLTLPARGHRRRGRPGLRHRVLIHLDLHEDHSKARDDDDPPPADIYEFTWFPRMVDGTTRRGDCRARQS is encoded by the coding sequence ATGTACCAGCACAACTGTGCCGACGCGGTCAACCGTGGCGACTTTCTCGTCGGCAACTCCTCTCTCTTTGTCCACGCTTGGAGGCTCGAGGCGCATGCTGGACATGATGCCTACGTTCGCCTGTGCATCGAGGGGGTCCCTGTCCATGGCTGGAACGAGTATGTTGCCGCATTCGTCATCGGCCGTGGGTGCTCCCTCGACTACATCAAGCAGAAGTCGCTACGCCGGGAGGATACGCGCTACCTGGCGCTCTGGGCATGGACGTCCAACCCTAACACCATTCCAAAAGTGAAGTGGCTCACGCTGCCCGCCCGCGGTCACCGGCGCCGTGGCCGGCCCGGCCTGCGTCACCGCGTGCTGATCCACCTTGACTTGCACGAGGACCACTCCAAGGCTCGTGACGACGACGACCCGCCGCCAGCTGACATCTACGAGTTCACGTGGTTCCCCCGTATGGTGGATGGCACGACACGACGTGGTGACTGTCGTGCTAGACAGTCATGA